Within the Iodidimonas sp. SYSU 1G8 genome, the region CTTGGGCGTCTTTTCCTTCCAGCATACCAACGACCAGGTGCAGCTTGCGGCCGAAGAAGGCCGCCGCCAGAACGGCAGCGGCATGAGGATTGTGGCCGCCATCGAGCCAAAGCCTTCCACCTGGCGGCATCAGCTCGAACAACGGTCCGCGATCAATTGGCTGCAACCGGGCTGGCCAGCGGACACGGCGCAATCCGTCCACGATCCGCTCCGGTGATGGCGCGATGCCCAGACGCCGCAACACGCCCAAGGCCAGACCCGCGTTGCCGATCTGGTGCGGGCCGCTCAGCGCGGGGATCGGCAAGTTCAGAGCGCCGCTGGCATCGCCGAAGCGCCAGCCACCATTTTCCGGCTGCGCAGTCCAGTCACGCCCGGCGACGCACAGAGTCGCCGAGGCACGCCGTGCGGCCGCCTCGATGACCGACAGAGCCTCGGGTTCCTGAGCGGCTGAGAAAACGGGCACGCCCGGCTTTATGATTCCCGCTTTCTCGCCGGCAATGGCGGCAATGGTATCGCCAAGGAAGCTCTGATGATCGAGCCCGATGGGCGTGATGATGCTGGCAAGGGGGCGCTCCAGCACATTGCTCGAATCGAAACGACCGCCGAGACCCACTTCGACGATGCAATAGTCGGCCTCGTCCTCGGCGAAGGCGAGGAAGCCGGCGGCCGTGGTGATCTCGAAGAAGGTGATGGGCTGGCCGTCATTCGCCGCTTCGCACCGCTCCAGGACCTCGACCAGCCGGGCTTCGGAAATAAGGCCATCCGAAAGCCTGATCCGCTCATGAAAGCGAACCAGATGGGGCGAGGTATAAGTCTGGACTCTCTTCCCGTCCGCTTCCAGCAGTGCCTGCAGATACGCGACGGTCGATCCCTTGCCATTGGTGCCGGCCACATGCAGCACCGGCGGCATCCGGCGCTCGGGGTTGCCCAGTGCCGTGAGCAGACGCTCCGTGCGTCCGAGCGACAGATCGATGAGTTTCGGATGGAGCCTGTGCAGCCTTGCGAGAAGCTGGTCGCTGCTCAAGTCGCGGCGGCTCCCCGGCGAGCTTTTGCCGGCGGCGCGAGGGCGAGCGGCCGGTCGTCGCGGGCGCCGTCCATCAGCAGCCGCAAGACGGCCGCAAGCTTGTCCGCCAGCTCATGCCGGTGGACGATCATGTCGATCATGCCGTGCTCGAGCAGGTACTCGGCGCGCTGGAAGCCCTTGGGCAACTGCTCGCGCACCGTGCTCTCGATCACGCGCGGTCCGGCGAAGCCGATCAGCGCGCCCGGCTCTGAAATCTGGATATCGCCGAGCATGGCGTAGGAAGCGGTGACGCCGCCCGTGGTCGGGTCGGTCAGCACGACGATATAAGGCAGCCTCGCCTCGCGCAGCATCTGGATCGCCACGGTGGTGCGCGGCATCTGCATCAGCGACAGGATGCCTTCCTGCATGCGGGCGCCGCCCGACGAGGTCACAATGATGAAAGCCGCCTTCTCGCGCACCGCATGGAGCGCGCCGGCGACGAACGCATCACCGGCGCCCACGCCGAGCGAGCCGCCCATGAAGGAAAAGCTCTGGACGGCGATCACCGACGGGATGCCACCGATCTTGCCTTCGGCCGCGATCACCGCGTCCTGCTGGCCGGTCTCGGTCCGCGTCGCCTTGATGCGGTCGATATACTTCTTCTTGTCGCGGAACTTCAGCGGATCGTCGGTCTGCTTCGGCACCGTGATCTGGCTGTAGGCACCGCCATCGAAAAGAGCGCCCAGCCGCTCGAGCGGCGGCATCTTGTGATGGTGGCCGCAATGCGGGCAGACATACTGCGCCGCGACCATTTCCTTGTGATAGATCATCTGGCCGCAATTGACGCAGGTGTCCCATTTCGCCTCTTCCGAGGTGGGACGCTCGCGGCGGAAGATGGTGCTGAGCTTGGGGCGGACCTTCTTGAGCCAGTTCACCGGGCGCCTCCAGCAGCCGCTGCCGGTTTGGGCTGACGCACGCCCGAGGCGAGCGAGGCCACAAAGCCGAGCACGTCCTCGACCCCGCCGGCACGGAGCTGGCCGCCGGCGTCGAGATTCTGCGCGACACGATCGACGATGGCCGACCCGACCACGGCGCCATCCGC harbors:
- the accD gene encoding acetyl-CoA carboxylase, carboxyltransferase subunit beta, with protein sequence MNWLKKVRPKLSTIFRRERPTSEEAKWDTCVNCGQMIYHKEMVAAQYVCPHCGHHHKMPPLERLGALFDGGAYSQITVPKQTDDPLKFRDKKKYIDRIKATRTETGQQDAVIAAEGKIGGIPSVIAVQSFSFMGGSLGVGAGDAFVAGALHAVREKAAFIIVTSSGGARMQEGILSLMQMPRTTVAIQMLREARLPYIVVLTDPTTGGVTASYAMLGDIQISEPGALIGFAGPRVIESTVREQLPKGFQRAEYLLEHGMIDMIVHRHELADKLAAVLRLLMDGARDDRPLALAPPAKARRGAAAT
- a CDS encoding folylpolyglutamate synthase/dihydrofolate synthase family protein, which codes for MSSDQLLARLHRLHPKLIDLSLGRTERLLTALGNPERRMPPVLHVAGTNGKGSTVAYLQALLEADGKRVQTYTSPHLVRFHERIRLSDGLISEARLVEVLERCEAANDGQPITFFEITTAAGFLAFAEDEADYCIVEVGLGGRFDSSNVLERPLASIITPIGLDHQSFLGDTIAAIAGEKAGIIKPGVPVFSAAQEPEALSVIEAAARRASATLCVAGRDWTAQPENGGWRFGDASGALNLPIPALSGPHQIGNAGLALGVLRRLGIAPSPERIVDGLRRVRWPARLQPIDRGPLFELMPPGGRLWLDGGHNPHAAAVLAAAFFGRKLHLVVGMLEGKDAQDYLRVLAPVAASVAAVPVPDELCHDPADLARIASGLGIPASAHADVADALAAGACDEAMICGSLYLAGHVLQLSGLIPD